The following proteins are co-located in the Purpureocillium takamizusanense chromosome 10, complete sequence genome:
- a CDS encoding Xaa-Pro dipeptidase (COG:S~EggNog:ENOG503P287), producing MASPPHEPEPAQPSPQAQRQQQQQQQQLQPQLQQEQPPQTLSASSSAPPSEGQRAPPPPPVPSSDPRLLDDANPSTPDEHDLFKLPALDALKLLSTSVELLVRMTGDIPPTPPPKTPTNPQMSDMQAEKDKIVRSHSEKNLARLREQHQQVATAKDVACGEVPGNNAEGHGRGLNKFQAYSASMSAQLRAQAQHQAAPATPSSSSQEIDGVHLRQRSTSPSPSSLSSPQPYIIVGADSQPLNLQHGAITRKFYSKKEPPITINQYLLRLHQFCPMSTAVYLATSLYIHRLAVEERAIPVTRRNAHRLVLAGLRVAMKALEDLSYPHNKMAKVGGVSEAELARLEISFCFLAGFELVVGEAPLRQHWEALRDGRAQQMLRGTDVPTLRLGRQPREVTPAGG from the coding sequence atggcgagccCGCCGCACGAGCCCGAGCCGGCCCAACCGTCGCCACAGGCGCaacgacaacagcaacagcagcaacagcaatTGCAACCACAACTACAACaagagcagccgccgcaaaccctgtcggcatcatcatcagcgccTCCTTCGGAAGGCCAgcgcgctccgccgccgccgcccgtcccctCGTCCGacccgcgcctcctcgacgatgccaacCCTTCCACACCTGACGAGCACGACCTCTTcaagctgcccgccctcgacgccctgaaGCTACTGAGCACCagcgtcgagctgcttgtCCGCATGACAGGCGACATacccccgacgccgccccccaAGACGCCCACCAACCCGCAGATGAGCGACATGCAGGCGGAAAAGGACAAGATTGTGCGCTCCCACTCAGAAAAGAACCTGGCGCGTCTGCGtgagcagcatcagcaggTCGCTACCGCCAAAGACGTGGCCTGCGGAGAAGTGCCAGGCAACAACGccgagggccacggccgcgggctGAACAAGTTTCAGGCGTACAGCGCCAGCATGTCtgcccagctgcgcgcccAGGCGCAGCACCAGGCCGCccccgcgacgccctcgtcctcgtcgcagGAGATTGATGGCGTCCACCTCCGCCAGCGCTCcacctcgccatcgccctcgtcgctgtcatCGCCGCAGCCGTACATCATCGTGGGCGCCGACTCGCAGCCTCTCAACCTGCAGCATGGGGCCATCACGCGCAAGTTCTACAGCAAGAAGGAGCCTcccatcaccatcaaccagtacctgctgcggctgcacCAGTTCTGCCCCATGAGCACCGCCGTCTACCTCGCCACCTCGCTCTACATCCATCGCCTGGCTGTTGAGGAGCGCGCCATCCCCGTCACCCGCCGCAACGCCCACCGCCTTGTCCTCGCTGGCCTGCGCGTCGCCAtgaaggcgctcgaggacctgTCGTACCCTCACAACAAGATGGccaaggtcggcggcgtcagcgaggccgagctggcccgCCTCGAGATTTCCTTTTGCTTCCTCGCCGGGttcgagctcgtcgtcggcgaggcacCCCTGCGCCAGCACtgggaggcgctgcgggacggccgcgcgcagcagATGCTCCGCGGGACAGACGTGCCGACGCTGCGACTTGGCCGACAGCCGCGCGAGGTGACGCCCGCCGGGGGCTGA